From the Euphorbia lathyris chromosome 6, ddEupLath1.1, whole genome shotgun sequence genome, one window contains:
- the LOC136232241 gene encoding ABC transporter B family member 26, chloroplastic-like isoform X1: MSISPLNLCSLTSNAICRERCLSILDSARIGAQFKFQVPPISQRIRYRGFQFPYAALADQVYESHDDRNTKNLEFFEKFENFFIYICSILPGGHWWNLSDSKKNGSDGGNSITVKEALLRMWNLLGDDQWVIYVALASLIAAAISEITMPSILAASIFSAQNGEAISFSKNTYFLAVLCLTSGISSGLRSGCFSIANMILVKRFRESLYSALIHQDVKFFDTEEVGGLTSRLGSDCEQISDVIGKNVHLIVRNASQGSGALINLLCLSRPLALSSLFICFILAAIFLVYGRYQKTASKLTQDFTANANEAAEEAISLIRTVRVYGTERRELGRYKRCLKNIASISFRESVAYGFWNMSFHTLYRSTQVLALMLGGMSVMAGNVSTEQLTKYILYCEWLIYATWRLVDNMSSLLQAIGGSENVFQLMQLSPSDQFLSKGIKLQRLKGEVRFVDVSFHYPSRPTVPILEHIHLSLEANQVIALVGLSGSGKTTLINLLLRLYDPVNGQIYIDGFPLKELDMSWLKENIGYVRQEPELFRTDIKSNITYGCHHEIKQEDIEYAAKLANAHHFISSLPHGYGTLVDDNLLSGGQKQRIAIARAIVRNPTILILDEATSALDPESEDYVKELLHALKNGNKMRRTVIVIAHRLSTIKAADTIIAMDGGRIVEMGSHVDLLHKNGLYSHLIKLEADYLD, from the exons ATGTCCATTTCTCCTTTGAATCTTTGCTCCCTAACATCGAACGCTATTTGCAGGGAAAGGTGTCTGTCCATATTGGATTCAGCGAGAATTGGTGCCCAATTCAAATTCCAAGTCCCTCCAATTTCTCAAAGAATCAGATATCGCGGCTTTCAATTTCCATACGCAGCACTGGCTGATCAAGTTTACGAATCTCATGATGATAGAAATACCAAGAATTTAGAATtctttgaaaaatttgaaaacttctttATCTATATATGCTCGATTTTGCCCGGCGGACACTGGTGGAATTTGAGTGATTCTAAGAAAAATGGAAGTGACGGAGGAAATTCAATCACAGTGAAGGAAGCTCTTCTTCGAATGTGGAATTTGCTGGGAGATGATCAATGGGTTATTTATGTGGCACTTGCTTCCTTAATTGCAGCTGCAATTTCAGAGATAACGATGCCTAGTATATTGGCGGCATCTATATTTTCTGCGCAGAATGGCGAGGCAATTTCATTCTCTAAGAACACATATTTTTTGGCTGTATTGTGCTTGACTTCAGGAATAAGCAGCGGCTTGCGAAGTGGGTGTTTTTCCATCGCAAATATGATCCTG GTTAAGCGTTTCAGGGAATCTTTATACTCGGCTCTTATCCATCAG GATGTAAAGTTCTTTGACACAGAAGAGGTTGGGGGCTTGACAAGCAGGCTTGGATCAGATTGTGAACAGATTTCAGATGTTATTGGAAAGAATGTTCATTTGATAGTTCGCAATGCCAGTCAG GGGTCAGGTGCTTTGATCAATTTGTTGTGTTTATCTAGGCCTCTTGCATTGTCATCACTTTTCATATGCTTCATTCTGGCTGCAATCTTTCTGGTTTATGGGCG GTATCAGAAGACTGCTTCCAAGTTGACTCAAGATTTTACTGCTAATGCAAATGAG GCTGCAGAAGAGGCAATTTCCTTGATAAGAACTGTCAGGGTTTATGGAACAGAGAGAAGAGAACTTGGAAG GTATAAGCGTTGCTTGAAGAACATAGCCTCTATAAGTTTCCGAGAGAGTGTGGCTTATGGATTCTGGAATATGAGTTTCCACACCCTTTACCGTTCAACTCAG GTACTTGCACTGATGCTTGGAGGAATGTCTGTTATGGCTGGAAATGTTTCAACTGAGcaacttacaaaatatatattatactgtGAGTGGTTAATTTACGCTACCTGGAGGTTGGTTGACAATATGTCATCATTGCTTCAGGCCATTGGAGGAAGTGAAAATGTTTTCCAGTTAATGCAACTCTCACCCAGTGACCAATTCTTGTCCAAAG GCATAAAACTGCAAAGACTAAAAGGAGAAGTTCGTTTTGTAGATGTATCTTTTCACTATCCATCAAGACCAACA GTACCTATCCTAGAACACATTCACCTTTCTCTGGAAGCAAACCAAGTAATTGCACTg GTTGGACTCAGTGGAAGTGGAAAAACCACACTAATTAATCTCTTGCTCCGTCTTTATGATCCAGTTAATGGTCAG ATCTATATTGATGGCTTTCCTCTCAAGGAATTGGATATGAGTTGGCTTAAAGAAAATATAGGATATGTCAGACAG GAGCCAGAGCTCTTCCGTACTGATATCAAGTCAAACATCACCTACGGGTGCCATCATGAAATAAAGCAGGAAGACATTGAATATGCTGCAAAGCTAGCTAATGCTCATCATTTTATTTCTTCTCTTCCTCATGGTTATGGAACACTTGTTGATGATAATTTGCTAAGTGGTGGACAGAAGCAACGAATTGCTATTGCCAGAGCTATCGTCAGAAACCCTACTATTCTCATACTAGATGAAGCTACCAGTGCTCTGGATCCAGAAAGCGAAGACTATGTCAAG gaGCTTCTTCATGCATTAAAAAATGGGAATAAGATGAGGAGAACGGTGATTGTCATAGCTCATAG GCTTTCTACCATAAAAGCTGCTGATACCATCATAGCAATGGATGGCGGTCGAATTGTGGAG ATGGGCAGCCACGTGGACCTCCTACACAAAAATGGGTTATATTCACATCTAATCAAACTAGAAGCAGATTACTTGGATTGA
- the LOC136232241 gene encoding ABC transporter B family member 26, chloroplastic-like isoform X3, translated as MSISPLNLCSLTSNAICRERCLSILDSARIGAQFKFQVPPISQRIRYRGFQFPYAALADQVYESHDDRNTKNLEFFEKFENFFIYICSILPGGHWWNLSDSKKNGSDGGNSITVKEALLRMWNLLGDDQWVIYVALASLIAAAISEITMPSILAASIFSAQNGEAISFSKNTYFLAVLCLTSGISSGLRSGCFSIANMILVKRFRESLYSALIHQDVKFFDTEEVGGLTSRLGSDCEQISDVIGKNVHLIVRNASQGSGALINLLCLSRPLALSSLFICFILAAIFLVYGRYKRCLKNIASISFRESVAYGFWNMSFHTLYRSTQVLALMLGGMSVMAGNVSTEQLTKYILYCEWLIYATWRLVDNMSSLLQAIGGSENVFQLMQLSPSDQFLSKGIKLQRLKGEVRFVDVSFHYPSRPTVPILEHIHLSLEANQVIALVGLSGSGKTTLINLLLRLYDPVNGQIYIDGFPLKELDMSWLKENIGYVRQEPELFRTDIKSNITYGCHHEIKQEDIEYAAKLANAHHFISSLPHGYGTLVDDNLLSGGQKQRIAIARAIVRNPTILILDEATSALDPESEDYVKELLHALKNGNKMRRTVIVIAHRLSTIKAADTIIAMDGGRIVEMGSHVDLLHKNGLYSHLIKLEADYLD; from the exons ATGTCCATTTCTCCTTTGAATCTTTGCTCCCTAACATCGAACGCTATTTGCAGGGAAAGGTGTCTGTCCATATTGGATTCAGCGAGAATTGGTGCCCAATTCAAATTCCAAGTCCCTCCAATTTCTCAAAGAATCAGATATCGCGGCTTTCAATTTCCATACGCAGCACTGGCTGATCAAGTTTACGAATCTCATGATGATAGAAATACCAAGAATTTAGAATtctttgaaaaatttgaaaacttctttATCTATATATGCTCGATTTTGCCCGGCGGACACTGGTGGAATTTGAGTGATTCTAAGAAAAATGGAAGTGACGGAGGAAATTCAATCACAGTGAAGGAAGCTCTTCTTCGAATGTGGAATTTGCTGGGAGATGATCAATGGGTTATTTATGTGGCACTTGCTTCCTTAATTGCAGCTGCAATTTCAGAGATAACGATGCCTAGTATATTGGCGGCATCTATATTTTCTGCGCAGAATGGCGAGGCAATTTCATTCTCTAAGAACACATATTTTTTGGCTGTATTGTGCTTGACTTCAGGAATAAGCAGCGGCTTGCGAAGTGGGTGTTTTTCCATCGCAAATATGATCCTG GTTAAGCGTTTCAGGGAATCTTTATACTCGGCTCTTATCCATCAG GATGTAAAGTTCTTTGACACAGAAGAGGTTGGGGGCTTGACAAGCAGGCTTGGATCAGATTGTGAACAGATTTCAGATGTTATTGGAAAGAATGTTCATTTGATAGTTCGCAATGCCAGTCAG GGGTCAGGTGCTTTGATCAATTTGTTGTGTTTATCTAGGCCTCTTGCATTGTCATCACTTTTCATATGCTTCATTCTGGCTGCAATCTTTCTGGTTTATGGGCG GTATAAGCGTTGCTTGAAGAACATAGCCTCTATAAGTTTCCGAGAGAGTGTGGCTTATGGATTCTGGAATATGAGTTTCCACACCCTTTACCGTTCAACTCAG GTACTTGCACTGATGCTTGGAGGAATGTCTGTTATGGCTGGAAATGTTTCAACTGAGcaacttacaaaatatatattatactgtGAGTGGTTAATTTACGCTACCTGGAGGTTGGTTGACAATATGTCATCATTGCTTCAGGCCATTGGAGGAAGTGAAAATGTTTTCCAGTTAATGCAACTCTCACCCAGTGACCAATTCTTGTCCAAAG GCATAAAACTGCAAAGACTAAAAGGAGAAGTTCGTTTTGTAGATGTATCTTTTCACTATCCATCAAGACCAACA GTACCTATCCTAGAACACATTCACCTTTCTCTGGAAGCAAACCAAGTAATTGCACTg GTTGGACTCAGTGGAAGTGGAAAAACCACACTAATTAATCTCTTGCTCCGTCTTTATGATCCAGTTAATGGTCAG ATCTATATTGATGGCTTTCCTCTCAAGGAATTGGATATGAGTTGGCTTAAAGAAAATATAGGATATGTCAGACAG GAGCCAGAGCTCTTCCGTACTGATATCAAGTCAAACATCACCTACGGGTGCCATCATGAAATAAAGCAGGAAGACATTGAATATGCTGCAAAGCTAGCTAATGCTCATCATTTTATTTCTTCTCTTCCTCATGGTTATGGAACACTTGTTGATGATAATTTGCTAAGTGGTGGACAGAAGCAACGAATTGCTATTGCCAGAGCTATCGTCAGAAACCCTACTATTCTCATACTAGATGAAGCTACCAGTGCTCTGGATCCAGAAAGCGAAGACTATGTCAAG gaGCTTCTTCATGCATTAAAAAATGGGAATAAGATGAGGAGAACGGTGATTGTCATAGCTCATAG GCTTTCTACCATAAAAGCTGCTGATACCATCATAGCAATGGATGGCGGTCGAATTGTGGAG ATGGGCAGCCACGTGGACCTCCTACACAAAAATGGGTTATATTCACATCTAATCAAACTAGAAGCAGATTACTTGGATTGA
- the LOC136232241 gene encoding ABC transporter B family member 26, chloroplastic-like isoform X4 has product MSISPLNLCSLTSNAICRERCLSILDSARIGAQFKFQVPPISQRIRYRGFQFPYAALADQVYESHDDRNTKNLEFFEKFENFFIYICSILPGGHWWNLSDSKKNGSDGGNSITVKEALLRMWNLLGDDQWVIYVALASLIAAAISEITMPSILAASIFSAQNGEAISFSKNTYFLAVLCLTSGISSGLRSGCFSIANMILVKRFRESLYSALIHQDVKFFDTEEVGGLTSRLGSDCEQISDVIGKNVHLIVRNASQGSGALINLLCLSRPLALSSLFICFILAAIFLVYGRYQKTASKLTQDFTANANEAAEEAISLIRTVRVYGTERRELGRYKRCLKNIASISFRESVAYGFWNMSFHTLYRSTQVLALMLGGMSVMAGNVSTEQLTKYILYCEWLIYATWRLVDNMSSLLQAIGGSENVFQLMQLSPSDQFLSKGIKLQRLKGEVRFVDVSFHYPSRPTVPILEHIHLSLEANQVIALVGLSGSGKTTLINLLLRLYDPVNGQIYIDGFPLKELDMSWLKENIGYVRQEPELFRTDIKSNITYGCHHEIKQEDIEYAAKLANAHHFISSLPHGYGTLVDDNLLSGGQKQRIAIARAIVRNPTILILDEATSALDPESEDYVKELLHALKNGNKMRRTAFYHKSC; this is encoded by the exons ATGTCCATTTCTCCTTTGAATCTTTGCTCCCTAACATCGAACGCTATTTGCAGGGAAAGGTGTCTGTCCATATTGGATTCAGCGAGAATTGGTGCCCAATTCAAATTCCAAGTCCCTCCAATTTCTCAAAGAATCAGATATCGCGGCTTTCAATTTCCATACGCAGCACTGGCTGATCAAGTTTACGAATCTCATGATGATAGAAATACCAAGAATTTAGAATtctttgaaaaatttgaaaacttctttATCTATATATGCTCGATTTTGCCCGGCGGACACTGGTGGAATTTGAGTGATTCTAAGAAAAATGGAAGTGACGGAGGAAATTCAATCACAGTGAAGGAAGCTCTTCTTCGAATGTGGAATTTGCTGGGAGATGATCAATGGGTTATTTATGTGGCACTTGCTTCCTTAATTGCAGCTGCAATTTCAGAGATAACGATGCCTAGTATATTGGCGGCATCTATATTTTCTGCGCAGAATGGCGAGGCAATTTCATTCTCTAAGAACACATATTTTTTGGCTGTATTGTGCTTGACTTCAGGAATAAGCAGCGGCTTGCGAAGTGGGTGTTTTTCCATCGCAAATATGATCCTG GTTAAGCGTTTCAGGGAATCTTTATACTCGGCTCTTATCCATCAG GATGTAAAGTTCTTTGACACAGAAGAGGTTGGGGGCTTGACAAGCAGGCTTGGATCAGATTGTGAACAGATTTCAGATGTTATTGGAAAGAATGTTCATTTGATAGTTCGCAATGCCAGTCAG GGGTCAGGTGCTTTGATCAATTTGTTGTGTTTATCTAGGCCTCTTGCATTGTCATCACTTTTCATATGCTTCATTCTGGCTGCAATCTTTCTGGTTTATGGGCG GTATCAGAAGACTGCTTCCAAGTTGACTCAAGATTTTACTGCTAATGCAAATGAG GCTGCAGAAGAGGCAATTTCCTTGATAAGAACTGTCAGGGTTTATGGAACAGAGAGAAGAGAACTTGGAAG GTATAAGCGTTGCTTGAAGAACATAGCCTCTATAAGTTTCCGAGAGAGTGTGGCTTATGGATTCTGGAATATGAGTTTCCACACCCTTTACCGTTCAACTCAG GTACTTGCACTGATGCTTGGAGGAATGTCTGTTATGGCTGGAAATGTTTCAACTGAGcaacttacaaaatatatattatactgtGAGTGGTTAATTTACGCTACCTGGAGGTTGGTTGACAATATGTCATCATTGCTTCAGGCCATTGGAGGAAGTGAAAATGTTTTCCAGTTAATGCAACTCTCACCCAGTGACCAATTCTTGTCCAAAG GCATAAAACTGCAAAGACTAAAAGGAGAAGTTCGTTTTGTAGATGTATCTTTTCACTATCCATCAAGACCAACA GTACCTATCCTAGAACACATTCACCTTTCTCTGGAAGCAAACCAAGTAATTGCACTg GTTGGACTCAGTGGAAGTGGAAAAACCACACTAATTAATCTCTTGCTCCGTCTTTATGATCCAGTTAATGGTCAG ATCTATATTGATGGCTTTCCTCTCAAGGAATTGGATATGAGTTGGCTTAAAGAAAATATAGGATATGTCAGACAG GAGCCAGAGCTCTTCCGTACTGATATCAAGTCAAACATCACCTACGGGTGCCATCATGAAATAAAGCAGGAAGACATTGAATATGCTGCAAAGCTAGCTAATGCTCATCATTTTATTTCTTCTCTTCCTCATGGTTATGGAACACTTGTTGATGATAATTTGCTAAGTGGTGGACAGAAGCAACGAATTGCTATTGCCAGAGCTATCGTCAGAAACCCTACTATTCTCATACTAGATGAAGCTACCAGTGCTCTGGATCCAGAAAGCGAAGACTATGTCAAG gaGCTTCTTCATGCATTAAAAAATGGGAATAAGATGAGGAGAACG GCTTTCTACCATAAAAGCTGCTGA
- the LOC136232241 gene encoding ABC transporter B family member 26, chloroplastic-like isoform X2 yields the protein MSISPLNLCSLTSNAICRERCLSILDSARIGAQFKFQVPPISQRIRYRGFQFPYAALADQVYESHDDRNTKNLEFFEKFENFFIYICSILPGGHWWNLSDSKKNGSDGGNSITVKEALLRMWNLLGDDQWVIYVALASLIAAAISEITMPSILAASIFSAQNGEAISFSKNTYFLAVLCLTSGISSGLRSGCFSIANMILVKRFRESLYSALIHQDVKFFDTEEVGGLTSRLGSDCEQISDVIGKNVHLIVRNASQGSGALINLLCLSRPLALSSLFICFILAAIFLVYGRYQKTASKLTQDFTANANEAAEEAISLIRTVRVYGTERRELGRYKRCLKNIASISFRESVAYGFWNMSFHTLYRSTQVLALMLGGMSVMAGNVSTEQLTKYILYCEWLIYATWRLVDNMSSLLQAIGGSENVFQLMQLSPSDQFLSKGIKLQRLKGEVRFVDVSFHYPSRPTVPILEHIHLSLEANQVIALVGLSGSGKTTLINLLLRLYDPVNGQIYIDGFPLKELDMSWLKENIGYVRQEPELFRTDIKSNITYGCHHEIKQEDIEYAAKLANAHHFISSLPHGYGTLVDDNLLSGGQKQRIAIARAIVRNPTILILDEATSALDPESEDYVKELLHALKNGNKMRRTVIVIAHRLSTIKAADTIIAMDGGRIVEVIHSN from the exons ATGTCCATTTCTCCTTTGAATCTTTGCTCCCTAACATCGAACGCTATTTGCAGGGAAAGGTGTCTGTCCATATTGGATTCAGCGAGAATTGGTGCCCAATTCAAATTCCAAGTCCCTCCAATTTCTCAAAGAATCAGATATCGCGGCTTTCAATTTCCATACGCAGCACTGGCTGATCAAGTTTACGAATCTCATGATGATAGAAATACCAAGAATTTAGAATtctttgaaaaatttgaaaacttctttATCTATATATGCTCGATTTTGCCCGGCGGACACTGGTGGAATTTGAGTGATTCTAAGAAAAATGGAAGTGACGGAGGAAATTCAATCACAGTGAAGGAAGCTCTTCTTCGAATGTGGAATTTGCTGGGAGATGATCAATGGGTTATTTATGTGGCACTTGCTTCCTTAATTGCAGCTGCAATTTCAGAGATAACGATGCCTAGTATATTGGCGGCATCTATATTTTCTGCGCAGAATGGCGAGGCAATTTCATTCTCTAAGAACACATATTTTTTGGCTGTATTGTGCTTGACTTCAGGAATAAGCAGCGGCTTGCGAAGTGGGTGTTTTTCCATCGCAAATATGATCCTG GTTAAGCGTTTCAGGGAATCTTTATACTCGGCTCTTATCCATCAG GATGTAAAGTTCTTTGACACAGAAGAGGTTGGGGGCTTGACAAGCAGGCTTGGATCAGATTGTGAACAGATTTCAGATGTTATTGGAAAGAATGTTCATTTGATAGTTCGCAATGCCAGTCAG GGGTCAGGTGCTTTGATCAATTTGTTGTGTTTATCTAGGCCTCTTGCATTGTCATCACTTTTCATATGCTTCATTCTGGCTGCAATCTTTCTGGTTTATGGGCG GTATCAGAAGACTGCTTCCAAGTTGACTCAAGATTTTACTGCTAATGCAAATGAG GCTGCAGAAGAGGCAATTTCCTTGATAAGAACTGTCAGGGTTTATGGAACAGAGAGAAGAGAACTTGGAAG GTATAAGCGTTGCTTGAAGAACATAGCCTCTATAAGTTTCCGAGAGAGTGTGGCTTATGGATTCTGGAATATGAGTTTCCACACCCTTTACCGTTCAACTCAG GTACTTGCACTGATGCTTGGAGGAATGTCTGTTATGGCTGGAAATGTTTCAACTGAGcaacttacaaaatatatattatactgtGAGTGGTTAATTTACGCTACCTGGAGGTTGGTTGACAATATGTCATCATTGCTTCAGGCCATTGGAGGAAGTGAAAATGTTTTCCAGTTAATGCAACTCTCACCCAGTGACCAATTCTTGTCCAAAG GCATAAAACTGCAAAGACTAAAAGGAGAAGTTCGTTTTGTAGATGTATCTTTTCACTATCCATCAAGACCAACA GTACCTATCCTAGAACACATTCACCTTTCTCTGGAAGCAAACCAAGTAATTGCACTg GTTGGACTCAGTGGAAGTGGAAAAACCACACTAATTAATCTCTTGCTCCGTCTTTATGATCCAGTTAATGGTCAG ATCTATATTGATGGCTTTCCTCTCAAGGAATTGGATATGAGTTGGCTTAAAGAAAATATAGGATATGTCAGACAG GAGCCAGAGCTCTTCCGTACTGATATCAAGTCAAACATCACCTACGGGTGCCATCATGAAATAAAGCAGGAAGACATTGAATATGCTGCAAAGCTAGCTAATGCTCATCATTTTATTTCTTCTCTTCCTCATGGTTATGGAACACTTGTTGATGATAATTTGCTAAGTGGTGGACAGAAGCAACGAATTGCTATTGCCAGAGCTATCGTCAGAAACCCTACTATTCTCATACTAGATGAAGCTACCAGTGCTCTGGATCCAGAAAGCGAAGACTATGTCAAG gaGCTTCTTCATGCATTAAAAAATGGGAATAAGATGAGGAGAACGGTGATTGTCATAGCTCATAG GCTTTCTACCATAAAAGCTGCTGATACCATCATAGCAATGGATGGCGGTCGAATTGTGGAGGTAATTCATTCGAATTAA
- the LOC136232241 gene encoding ABC transporter B family member 26, chloroplastic-like isoform X5: protein MSISPLNLCSLTSNAICRERCLSILDSARIGAQFKFQVPPISQRIRYRGFQFPYAALADQVYESHDDRNTKNLEFFEKFENFFIYICSILPGGHWWNLSDSKKNGSDGGNSITVKEALLRMWNLLGDDQWVIYVALASLIAAAISEITMPSILAASIFSAQNGEAISFSKNTYFLAVLCLTSGISSGLRSGCFSIANMILVKRFRESLYSALIHQDVKFFDTEEVGGLTSRLGSDCEQISDVIGKNVHLIVRNASQGSGALINLLCLSRPLALSSLFICFILAAIFLVYGRYQKTASKLTQDFTANANEAAEEAISLIRTVRVYGTERRELGRYKRCLKNIASISFRESVAYGFWNMSFHTLYRSTQAIGGSENVFQLMQLSPSDQFLSKGIKLQRLKGEVRFVDVSFHYPSRPTVPILEHIHLSLEANQVIALVGLSGSGKTTLINLLLRLYDPVNGQIYIDGFPLKELDMSWLKENIGYVRQEPELFRTDIKSNITYGCHHEIKQEDIEYAAKLANAHHFISSLPHGYGTLVDDNLLSGGQKQRIAIARAIVRNPTILILDEATSALDPESEDYVKELLHALKNGNKMRRTVIVIAHRLSTIKAADTIIAMDGGRIVEMGSHVDLLHKNGLYSHLIKLEADYLD, encoded by the exons ATGTCCATTTCTCCTTTGAATCTTTGCTCCCTAACATCGAACGCTATTTGCAGGGAAAGGTGTCTGTCCATATTGGATTCAGCGAGAATTGGTGCCCAATTCAAATTCCAAGTCCCTCCAATTTCTCAAAGAATCAGATATCGCGGCTTTCAATTTCCATACGCAGCACTGGCTGATCAAGTTTACGAATCTCATGATGATAGAAATACCAAGAATTTAGAATtctttgaaaaatttgaaaacttctttATCTATATATGCTCGATTTTGCCCGGCGGACACTGGTGGAATTTGAGTGATTCTAAGAAAAATGGAAGTGACGGAGGAAATTCAATCACAGTGAAGGAAGCTCTTCTTCGAATGTGGAATTTGCTGGGAGATGATCAATGGGTTATTTATGTGGCACTTGCTTCCTTAATTGCAGCTGCAATTTCAGAGATAACGATGCCTAGTATATTGGCGGCATCTATATTTTCTGCGCAGAATGGCGAGGCAATTTCATTCTCTAAGAACACATATTTTTTGGCTGTATTGTGCTTGACTTCAGGAATAAGCAGCGGCTTGCGAAGTGGGTGTTTTTCCATCGCAAATATGATCCTG GTTAAGCGTTTCAGGGAATCTTTATACTCGGCTCTTATCCATCAG GATGTAAAGTTCTTTGACACAGAAGAGGTTGGGGGCTTGACAAGCAGGCTTGGATCAGATTGTGAACAGATTTCAGATGTTATTGGAAAGAATGTTCATTTGATAGTTCGCAATGCCAGTCAG GGGTCAGGTGCTTTGATCAATTTGTTGTGTTTATCTAGGCCTCTTGCATTGTCATCACTTTTCATATGCTTCATTCTGGCTGCAATCTTTCTGGTTTATGGGCG GTATCAGAAGACTGCTTCCAAGTTGACTCAAGATTTTACTGCTAATGCAAATGAG GCTGCAGAAGAGGCAATTTCCTTGATAAGAACTGTCAGGGTTTATGGAACAGAGAGAAGAGAACTTGGAAG GTATAAGCGTTGCTTGAAGAACATAGCCTCTATAAGTTTCCGAGAGAGTGTGGCTTATGGATTCTGGAATATGAGTTTCCACACCCTTTACCGTTCAACTCAG GCCATTGGAGGAAGTGAAAATGTTTTCCAGTTAATGCAACTCTCACCCAGTGACCAATTCTTGTCCAAAG GCATAAAACTGCAAAGACTAAAAGGAGAAGTTCGTTTTGTAGATGTATCTTTTCACTATCCATCAAGACCAACA GTACCTATCCTAGAACACATTCACCTTTCTCTGGAAGCAAACCAAGTAATTGCACTg GTTGGACTCAGTGGAAGTGGAAAAACCACACTAATTAATCTCTTGCTCCGTCTTTATGATCCAGTTAATGGTCAG ATCTATATTGATGGCTTTCCTCTCAAGGAATTGGATATGAGTTGGCTTAAAGAAAATATAGGATATGTCAGACAG GAGCCAGAGCTCTTCCGTACTGATATCAAGTCAAACATCACCTACGGGTGCCATCATGAAATAAAGCAGGAAGACATTGAATATGCTGCAAAGCTAGCTAATGCTCATCATTTTATTTCTTCTCTTCCTCATGGTTATGGAACACTTGTTGATGATAATTTGCTAAGTGGTGGACAGAAGCAACGAATTGCTATTGCCAGAGCTATCGTCAGAAACCCTACTATTCTCATACTAGATGAAGCTACCAGTGCTCTGGATCCAGAAAGCGAAGACTATGTCAAG gaGCTTCTTCATGCATTAAAAAATGGGAATAAGATGAGGAGAACGGTGATTGTCATAGCTCATAG GCTTTCTACCATAAAAGCTGCTGATACCATCATAGCAATGGATGGCGGTCGAATTGTGGAG ATGGGCAGCCACGTGGACCTCCTACACAAAAATGGGTTATATTCACATCTAATCAAACTAGAAGCAGATTACTTGGATTGA